In bacterium, the DNA window TTCTCCACTCAGAGATCTTATGTTGTAGCTCAACCGAGGTGTATTTGTCGCGGAGGTGCTCCAACGCGCCTGCCCAATCGAATCGGGGCTTGCGCCGCGGCCTGTTTGCGCCGCCTCTCGAGCACAAAGTTGGCGAAATCCCTCACATCTTCCTGAAGGTCAGGAGGAAGTTCTTTGAGCAGCTCTTCAAGGGTCTTATGCTGTCCTTTTGCGATGTCTCTCAATCTTCAGAGCACGATCTAAAGCCAGAGGCTGAGTGAATCGGGCTCTGGAATCAGCTGGATGATGCGGCCAATCCTGTTTTTCCGATGCCGATGTCCTCGAGCACGACCTTTCGGAACACGTCAGGGTCCCCGAACCGCTTCTGAGCATCCAGTATCTCTATCCCGGCAATGCGCCCGTCTTCTGCATAATCAACGGCGAGGCCTTCCCCAAGATGGTCTGTCGTTACAGTAGTCTCAATGAAGCGGATGTATAGTGCGTCCACATCGGCATCATATGTGATTCTCATCGCCTGATTCCCTCATCAGAAATAGTAAACATATACGGTGACGACCACGATCTCGTCAGCTTCTTCGACGAAAATCGGCCGAACCTGCTTGGTCGCATAATATTTACCGTTCCAGACACCGTCAAATGTGAAGTCCTTCCGGCACTCAAGTCTCCCTGTTTCAGCCTCATCGATTTCATCGGCCTCTCTTCAGCTTGGACGACACCATCACCATCTGGGTGATCCTGCCATTCGAAGATCATATCCCTTGATGGGAGCCGGGTCAAATATATTGCCCCGGTCAATCGCTTACTTGATGCGGCTGTCCGAATTTGTGAGAATATATGTGAGATGCACATCGGAATCTGATCGAGGTGGGTTTGATGCGGGACGAGTCGATTGGGCGAGCGATAGCGGAGCTGCGGGAGCAGATACGCTACCATGAGCACAAGTATTATGTGGAGAACGAGCCAGAGATTTCCGACTTCGAGTTCGATGGGCTTATGCAGAGGCTAAAGGAACTTGAGGCGCAGCATCCGGAGCTCGTGACGCCCGATTCACCGACTCAGCGGATTTATGACGGGACGCTGGACGGCTTCAAGCAGGTCTCCCACAAGGTGGCGATGCTCTCCCTCGATAACTCATACAATTTCACAGACCTCGCCGAGTTCGACGAGCGCGTTGGGCGCGCGCTAGGTGTTCCTACGGATGAGATTGAATACGTAGCCGAGCTCAAGATCGACGGAGTCGGCATAGCGCTTCTCTACGAAAACGGTGTGCTCGTGCGAGGCGCAACGCGGGGCAATGGCACGGTGGGCGATGACATCACACACAGCGTCAGGACGATAATGTCTGTCCCGCTGAGGTTGCGGGGCGGTCCTGGCCAGGTTCCGCCTTTGTTGGAGGTCCGCGGCGAGGCCTTCATTGGTCTGAAGGAGTTCGAGCGAATCAATCGGGAGCGGGAGGAGGCTGGCCTCGACTTTTTTGCCAACCCTCGCAACTCGACGGCGGGCACGTTGCGGCAGCTGGACGTCATGGAAGTTGCGAGGCGCCGGCTCGACGTGTTTATCTACATGCTCAGCCACGTGGAGGGTCTTGCGGTTGAGACCCACTCGCAGGCGCTGGGACTGATGCAGTCGTGGGGATTCAAGGTGAATCCTGCCGCGAGTCGCTGCCGGGGCCTCTCG includes these proteins:
- a CDS encoding DUF2283 domain-containing protein, with protein sequence MRITYDADVDALYIRFIETTVTTDHLGEGLAVDYAEDGRIAGIEILDAQKRFGDPDVFRKVVLEDIGIGKTGLAASSS